In one Limisphaera ngatamarikiensis genomic region, the following are encoded:
- a CDS encoding tetratricopeptide repeat protein — MWRLWLGFCLCWLLFGPMKGLAQQGPDQQYVHIYSTIQEGDRLLARGQPRAALNKYLEAREALQRLEKSWPDWNPRIVRFRLQYLAEQIARATAASPAGPATPLPEPSPAPPTPSTPEPDPALLREIESLRQQVAQLQADKALLEARLREALSVQPAATDPRELARAEARIRDLEKERDLLKAALEDQQRRLTAADRSAEIQQLQRELEQTRRELAEQTELARRLARDKAAAEEQLTAHGLTAARELQQARKRIAALEQELAALRAQPATPPTAPPDVLALQQELQQLQQRLAEQTGRAEALARENERLQQQLAALTSTPADKAALDKLQQALSETQRQLREQENLSQQLTTEKTRLLARLEELRARTEALETLRAENALLKQQLANLTADAAARTNTLEESRQARLRLATLQSDLEILRLERAALEQRLVTARSNETALVRESTETIANLRARLAALEADPVPFTPEELALLRAPAPTLLPAAAAKPSSPPSSIGPSPVPAPVTAVNPREIEDVLERARRAFDQDNLEEAARLCREVLQQVPRHPIALANLALVSLRQNRPDEARTHAEAALEQAPDNARVRSVLGQVLLQTGRYDEALNQFSRAAELDPRNAEIQNYLGLALSHQGHRAAAESAFRRAILLQPGYAAAHHNLAVFYLHRDPPLLELARWHYQKARAAGFPPNPELESALARTEPPPPG, encoded by the coding sequence ATGTGGCGCCTCTGGTTGGGGTTTTGTCTGTGCTGGCTGCTGTTCGGGCCCATGAAGGGGCTTGCCCAACAGGGACCCGATCAGCAGTACGTCCACATCTATTCGACCATCCAGGAGGGAGACCGGCTGTTGGCCCGGGGACAACCTCGAGCCGCCTTGAACAAATACCTCGAAGCCCGCGAGGCCCTGCAACGACTCGAAAAAAGCTGGCCCGACTGGAACCCGCGCATCGTCCGATTCCGGCTCCAATACCTCGCCGAACAAATCGCCCGCGCCACGGCCGCCTCGCCCGCGGGCCCTGCGACGCCCCTGCCCGAGCCCTCCCCAGCTCCACCCACTCCCTCCACACCTGAGCCCGATCCGGCCCTGCTGCGCGAAATCGAATCCCTCCGGCAACAGGTGGCCCAACTCCAGGCGGACAAGGCCCTCTTGGAAGCCCGCCTTCGCGAAGCCCTTTCCGTCCAGCCTGCCGCAACCGACCCCAGGGAACTCGCCCGTGCCGAGGCCCGCATCCGCGACCTGGAAAAGGAGCGCGACCTCCTCAAGGCAGCTCTCGAGGATCAACAGCGGCGGCTCACCGCAGCCGATCGCTCCGCCGAGATCCAGCAACTCCAGCGCGAACTTGAACAAACCCGGCGTGAACTGGCCGAGCAAACCGAGCTTGCCCGCCGCCTCGCTCGCGACAAGGCCGCCGCCGAAGAACAGCTCACCGCGCACGGCCTCACCGCCGCCCGGGAACTCCAACAGGCCCGCAAACGCATCGCAGCGCTCGAGCAGGAACTGGCCGCGCTGCGGGCGCAACCTGCCACACCCCCGACCGCCCCGCCCGACGTCCTCGCCCTCCAGCAGGAACTTCAACAGCTCCAGCAACGCCTGGCCGAACAAACCGGCCGCGCCGAGGCCCTCGCACGCGAAAACGAACGGCTCCAACAGCAACTGGCCGCCCTGACCTCAACCCCCGCCGACAAGGCTGCCCTGGACAAACTCCAACAAGCCCTGTCTGAAACCCAGCGGCAACTTCGGGAACAGGAAAACCTGAGCCAACAGCTCACCACGGAGAAGACCCGTTTGCTTGCCCGTCTCGAAGAACTTCGTGCCCGGACCGAAGCCCTCGAAACCCTGCGCGCCGAAAATGCCTTGCTCAAACAGCAACTGGCCAACCTCACCGCCGATGCAGCCGCCCGGACCAACACGCTCGAAGAATCGCGTCAGGCCCGGCTCCGGCTGGCCACCCTTCAGTCCGACCTCGAGATCCTGCGGCTCGAACGCGCCGCCCTGGAACAGCGACTCGTAACGGCACGGAGCAACGAAACCGCCCTCGTGCGGGAAAGCACCGAGACCATCGCCAACCTCCGCGCCCGCCTCGCCGCCCTGGAAGCCGATCCGGTGCCGTTCACCCCGGAAGAACTGGCCCTCCTGCGCGCGCCTGCACCAACCCTGTTGCCCGCCGCTGCCGCCAAGCCCTCCTCACCGCCCTCGTCTATAGGACCGAGCCCCGTCCCCGCTCCCGTCACCGCGGTCAACCCGCGCGAAATTGAGGACGTCCTCGAACGCGCCCGCCGCGCCTTCGATCAAGACAACCTCGAGGAGGCCGCCCGTCTGTGCCGCGAGGTGCTTCAGCAGGTGCCCCGGCACCCGATCGCCCTCGCCAATCTCGCCCTGGTCAGCCTCCGGCAAAACCGGCCGGACGAAGCCCGAACTCATGCCGAAGCCGCTCTTGAACAAGCCCCCGACAACGCCCGGGTGCGGTCGGTGCTCGGCCAGGTCCTTCTTCAGACCGGCCGGTACGACGAGGCCCTCAACCAGTTCAGCCGCGCCGCCGAATTGGATCCCCGCAATGCCGAAATCCAGAATTACCTGGGCCTGGCCCTGAGCCATCAGGGACACCGTGCCGCCGCTGAATCCGCCTTCCGCCGCGCCATTTTGCTCCAACCCGGCTACGCCGCCGCCCACCACAACCTGGCCGTTTTCTACCTGCACCGGGATCCCCCGTTGCTCGAACTGGCGCGCTGGCATTACCAAAAGGCCCGCGCCGCCGGGTTCCCCCCCAATCCGGAACTGGAATCGGCCCTGGCCCGCACCGAGCCGCCTCCGCCCGGCTGA
- a CDS encoding sigma-70 family RNA polymerase sigma factor gives MVPRSPDLPEELQGLPHETASAITLYMREAGQVPLLTPEQEVELAARIKQGDEAAREHMIRANLRLVVKIAREYEGLGLPLLDLINEGNIGLMKAVERFDPAKGGKLSTYSSWWIKQSIRRALANQGKTIRLPVHVADKIYHMRLAELRLQEALGREPTEEELAQELKTTPRKVAALRSAAVRPASLDAPLGDEDSSRLGEVVPDESSPNPAEILERRTTAAKVLELVNRLPEREATILRYRFGLHGGPEKTLEEVGRKFGVTRERVRQLQNLALNKLRRMLEEDLHALGLST, from the coding sequence GTGGTTCCCCGGTCGCCCGACCTCCCCGAGGAACTCCAGGGCCTGCCCCACGAGACTGCCAGCGCGATCACGCTCTACATGCGCGAAGCCGGGCAGGTACCCCTCTTGACCCCGGAGCAGGAGGTGGAACTGGCCGCCCGCATCAAGCAGGGTGACGAAGCAGCGCGTGAACACATGATCCGCGCCAACCTGCGGCTCGTGGTCAAAATCGCCCGCGAATACGAGGGGCTGGGTCTGCCGCTGCTGGACCTCATCAACGAGGGCAATATCGGCCTCATGAAAGCCGTGGAACGGTTCGACCCGGCCAAAGGGGGCAAGCTTTCCACTTACAGCTCGTGGTGGATCAAACAATCCATCCGTCGTGCTCTGGCCAACCAGGGCAAAACCATCCGGCTGCCCGTCCACGTGGCCGACAAGATTTACCACATGCGGCTGGCCGAATTGCGATTGCAAGAGGCCCTCGGCCGTGAACCCACCGAGGAGGAGCTGGCCCAGGAACTCAAGACCACGCCGCGCAAGGTCGCTGCGCTGCGATCGGCAGCAGTGCGTCCCGCTTCGCTGGACGCTCCGCTGGGGGACGAGGACAGCAGCCGGCTGGGCGAGGTGGTCCCGGACGAATCCTCGCCCAACCCCGCCGAGATCCTCGAGCGCCGCACCACCGCGGCCAAGGTCCTGGAGCTGGTAAACCGCCTCCCCGAACGTGAGGCCACCATCTTGCGTTACCGGTTCGGCCTGCATGGCGGACCGGAGAAAACCCTCGAAGAAGTGGGCCGAAAGTTCGGCGTCACCCGCGAGCGGGTGCGTCAGCTCCAAAACCTGGCGCTCAACAAACTGCGCCGCATGTTGGAGGAGGACCTGCACGCCCTGGGCCTCTCAACTTGA
- a CDS encoding MerR family transcriptional regulator — MAGAEGLKQSGLERVESALDTPCYTIRVVAERTGLSPHVIRVWEKRYGAVQPRRTDSRRRLYTEREVQRLHWLARAVAAGHPIGCIARLPEDRLQLLVEPGSNGDVESPAAKPGGACAFVQEALQRVEAFDEAGLKRVLNRALVTVGHRGFLCRVATALIEEVGCRWRVGTLMAAHEHFLSGVLRVFLGGFEPRLPAQAPRLVVGTPSGQMHELGALLAGAAAAQVGWRAIQLGCNLPAAEIAGAALQSGARAVALSIVYPADDPLLPEELRRLRELLPGAVAVLVGGRAAPAYRPVLEEIRAIVRNDLCSFCDALDQLRQPR, encoded by the coding sequence ATGGCAGGTGCTGAAGGGCTGAAACAATCGGGCCTGGAGAGGGTTGAGTCCGCATTGGACACGCCCTGTTACACGATTCGGGTGGTGGCGGAACGGACCGGTTTGAGTCCGCATGTGATTCGTGTGTGGGAAAAACGTTACGGTGCGGTTCAACCCCGTCGGACGGACTCGAGGCGGCGACTTTACACGGAGCGGGAGGTACAGCGGTTGCACTGGTTGGCCCGGGCCGTGGCGGCGGGGCATCCGATCGGTTGCATTGCGCGGTTGCCCGAGGATCGGTTGCAGCTCTTAGTGGAACCGGGCTCCAACGGAGACGTGGAGTCTCCGGCGGCGAAACCCGGCGGTGCCTGTGCGTTCGTCCAAGAGGCCCTGCAACGGGTGGAGGCGTTTGACGAGGCGGGGCTGAAGCGGGTGTTGAACCGGGCCCTGGTCACCGTCGGGCACAGGGGCTTTCTCTGTCGCGTGGCGACTGCGCTGATCGAGGAGGTGGGGTGCCGGTGGCGGGTGGGTACATTGATGGCGGCGCACGAGCATTTCCTGAGCGGCGTGTTGCGTGTGTTTTTGGGAGGGTTTGAGCCCCGGTTGCCGGCGCAGGCACCCCGGCTGGTGGTGGGGACGCCCTCCGGTCAGATGCATGAGCTGGGGGCCCTGCTGGCGGGTGCGGCCGCGGCGCAGGTGGGCTGGCGTGCGATCCAACTCGGGTGCAATCTGCCGGCTGCGGAGATTGCCGGGGCAGCCCTGCAAAGCGGGGCGCGGGCGGTGGCGTTAAGCATTGTGTATCCGGCCGATGACCCGCTGTTGCCGGAGGAACTGCGCCGGCTTCGCGAACTCTTGCCGGGCGCGGTGGCGGTTTTGGTGGGTGGGCGGGCGGCTCCGGCTTATCGGCCGGTTTTGGAGGAGATTCGGGCGATTGTGCGGAACGATCTCTGTTCCTTCTGTGACGCGCTGGATCAGTTGCGCCAGCCGCGCTGA
- the tsaE gene encoding tRNA (adenosine(37)-N6)-threonylcarbamoyltransferase complex ATPase subunit type 1 TsaE: protein MDTVTSEGPADTEALGRAWGGEVDPGWVILLYGELGAGKTVLVRGLARGLGSPARVHSPTFNLLHVYRGGRLPLFHLDLYRLDGPEAVVNAGLEEYLVNEGVTVIEWPERLVGTAPWPAWAPLPRRLRRVHLEILGPNRRRIIYEDVGLGLLG from the coding sequence GTGGACACGGTAACATCGGAAGGGCCCGCCGACACGGAGGCGCTGGGCCGAGCCTGGGGTGGAGAAGTGGATCCCGGCTGGGTGATCTTGTTGTACGGGGAGCTTGGTGCGGGTAAGACCGTGTTGGTACGGGGTCTGGCCCGGGGCCTGGGCAGCCCGGCCCGGGTCCATTCGCCGACATTCAACCTGTTGCACGTGTACCGGGGCGGGCGTCTGCCTCTGTTTCATCTGGACCTGTATCGTCTGGACGGACCGGAGGCGGTGGTCAACGCGGGTTTGGAAGAGTATCTGGTGAACGAGGGGGTTACGGTCATTGAGTGGCCGGAACGGTTGGTTGGCACGGCCCCATGGCCGGCCTGGGCCCCGCTGCCGCGGCGGCTTCGCCGGGTGCACCTGGAGATTCTGGGGCCGAATCGGAGGCGGATCATTTATGAAGACGTTGGCCTGGGACTTCTCGGCTGA
- the tsaB gene encoding tRNA (adenosine(37)-N6)-threonylcarbamoyltransferase complex dimerization subunit type 1 TsaB: MKTLAWDFSAEPRSMALLEWRGDAEPVVCVEIALVGDRAAAVLETADRLLREAGWDRGDIEALAVGLGPGSYTGIRAGLAMAQGWHLARGVSVYGANSMDAMAGCAWDRGWRGKLRVVVDGQRRELYVAGYDLGPGGWEKVEPLRLESVESLQRDVDRGHWLWAGPEVSRWFPEGRVLEPSAGWVGRLALRAGPVPPEQLEPVYLRPVQFVKTGPVCGTLS; this comes from the coding sequence ATGAAGACGTTGGCCTGGGACTTCTCGGCTGAGCCGCGTTCGATGGCGCTGCTGGAGTGGCGTGGGGATGCGGAGCCGGTGGTTTGTGTGGAGATCGCGTTGGTGGGGGATCGTGCCGCCGCGGTGCTGGAAACGGCGGATCGGCTGCTGCGGGAGGCCGGCTGGGACCGGGGCGACATTGAGGCCCTGGCGGTGGGGCTGGGGCCGGGATCATACACCGGCATCCGCGCCGGACTGGCGATGGCGCAGGGCTGGCATCTCGCGCGGGGCGTATCCGTGTATGGGGCCAACAGCATGGACGCCATGGCCGGATGCGCGTGGGATCGAGGTTGGCGTGGAAAGCTTCGGGTGGTGGTGGACGGACAGCGTCGTGAACTCTACGTGGCGGGTTATGACCTCGGCCCCGGGGGTTGGGAGAAGGTCGAGCCTTTACGCTTGGAGTCCGTGGAGTCTCTACAGCGGGACGTGGACCGGGGGCACTGGCTCTGGGCCGGGCCCGAGGTAAGCCGCTGGTTTCCCGAAGGACGGGTGTTGGAACCTTCCGCCGGGTGGGTGGGTCGGCTGGCTTTGCGGGCCGGACCGGTGCCACCCGAGCAGTTGGAGCCGGTCTATTTGCGGCCGGTGCAGTTTGTGAAGACCGGGCCGGTGTGCGGGACATTGTCATGA
- the thiE gene encoding thiamine phosphate synthase codes for MKPLEECRLYAFVDTAYLAGRDPVMVAEQLCEGGADLVQLRAKDLSAGQIEALAERILPVTRAAGVGLVINDHPEVALRVGAELCHLGQEDFFDAGHRHVSELRPPGSSLRVGLSTHAPEQALRAVAAGADYVAVGPVYPTGTKPGARPVTLAYVRWAAEHLQVPWFAIGGITLENVEEVLAAGARRICVVSAILRAPDVAEACRRFRWHLDRAGRVP; via the coding sequence ATGAAACCCTTGGAAGAGTGCCGACTGTACGCGTTTGTGGACACGGCCTACCTGGCGGGGCGCGATCCGGTGATGGTGGCGGAACAGCTTTGCGAGGGTGGTGCCGACCTAGTGCAATTGCGGGCCAAGGACCTCTCGGCCGGGCAGATCGAGGCGCTGGCGGAACGGATCCTGCCGGTGACGCGGGCCGCGGGGGTGGGGCTGGTGATTAACGATCACCCGGAGGTGGCGTTGCGGGTGGGGGCGGAGCTTTGCCACCTGGGGCAGGAGGATTTCTTTGACGCCGGACATCGGCACGTGTCGGAACTGCGTCCGCCGGGTTCGTCACTGCGGGTGGGACTCAGCACCCATGCACCGGAACAGGCGTTGCGGGCGGTGGCAGCCGGGGCGGATTATGTTGCCGTGGGACCGGTGTATCCGACGGGCACGAAGCCGGGCGCACGTCCGGTGACGCTCGCGTATGTGCGTTGGGCGGCCGAACACCTGCAGGTGCCCTGGTTTGCCATTGGTGGGATCACGCTGGAGAACGTGGAGGAGGTGTTGGCCGCCGGGGCAAGGCGGATTTGCGTGGTGTCGGCGATTCTGCGTGCGCCGGACGTGGCGGAAGCGTGTCGGCGGTTTCGATGGCATTTGGATCGGGCCGGGCGGGTTCCTTGA
- a CDS encoding KamA family radical SAM protein: MGSLTSSSEKAEGGGSRRAGWKEFTSPGRGPWRDVPAEEWEDWRWQLRHRITSLEQLERLLPTLTPEERAGTLLANRKLALGITPYFFNLIDPSDEYCPIRRQVIPRIEETRTAPWEMSDPCGEEAHMPVPGLVHRYPDRVLFLVTDRCASYCRYCTRSRMVSNASGYDFHPQFDRQIDYIRRHPEVRDVLLSGGDPLLLSDEKLGELLSALRSIPHVELLRIGTRIPIFLPQRITPGLCEILRRHHPLFISVHTNHPRELTLEARAALERLADAGIPLGNQSVLLRHVNDDPEVMLALVQKLLMCRVRPYYLYQCDLIAGSAHLRTSVRRGLEIMQRLRGFTTGYAVPTYVIDAPGGGGKVPITPEYVVEHTDDRIVLRNYLGEWYEYPEVPDSPVPAVHRATCCAPGTV, from the coding sequence ATGGGGTCTTTGACTTCATCGTCCGAGAAAGCCGAGGGCGGCGGTAGTCGCCGCGCGGGATGGAAGGAATTCACCAGTCCGGGTCGGGGTCCGTGGCGGGATGTGCCCGCGGAGGAGTGGGAGGATTGGCGCTGGCAGTTGCGTCATCGAATCACCTCGTTGGAACAACTGGAACGGTTGTTGCCCACGTTGACCCCGGAGGAACGTGCCGGGACCCTGCTGGCCAACCGCAAACTGGCCCTGGGCATCACGCCCTACTTCTTCAACCTCATTGACCCGTCCGACGAGTATTGTCCCATCCGGCGTCAGGTGATTCCGCGGATTGAAGAGACCCGGACGGCGCCCTGGGAAATGTCCGACCCCTGCGGTGAAGAAGCGCACATGCCCGTACCGGGGCTGGTGCATCGGTATCCGGATCGGGTGCTGTTTCTGGTGACCGACCGGTGCGCCTCCTATTGCCGGTATTGCACCCGCTCGCGGATGGTCAGCAACGCCAGCGGGTATGATTTCCATCCGCAGTTCGACCGGCAGATCGACTACATCCGGCGCCATCCCGAGGTGCGGGACGTGCTGTTGAGCGGCGGCGATCCGCTGCTGTTGAGCGACGAAAAGCTGGGCGAACTGTTGTCGGCCCTCCGGAGCATTCCGCATGTGGAACTGCTTCGGATCGGCACCCGGATTCCGATATTTCTGCCCCAGCGGATCACACCCGGGCTGTGTGAGATCCTGCGGCGCCATCATCCCCTGTTCATCAGCGTGCACACCAATCATCCGCGGGAACTGACGCTGGAGGCCAGGGCGGCCCTGGAACGGCTTGCCGACGCGGGCATCCCGCTCGGGAACCAGTCCGTCCTGTTACGTCACGTGAACGACGACCCGGAGGTGATGCTGGCCCTGGTACAAAAGCTTCTGATGTGCCGGGTCCGGCCCTACTATCTTTATCAGTGCGACCTGATTGCCGGCTCGGCGCACTTGCGCACCAGCGTCCGACGCGGCCTGGAAATCATGCAGCGGCTGCGCGGTTTCACTACCGGGTATGCCGTGCCGACCTACGTGATTGATGCCCCGGGAGGTGGCGGCAAGGTGCCCATCACACCCGAATACGTGGTGGAACACACGGACGACCGCATCGTGTTGCGGAATTACCTGGGCGAGTGGTACGAGTATCCGGAGGTGCCGGACAGCCCGGTGCCGGCGGTGCACCGGGCGACCTGCTGTGCGCCCGGGACCGTGTGA
- the nusB gene encoding transcription antitermination factor NusB — protein MGKGKRREARERAVQFLFQYDLNPPEDLEEALREFWETQRMAAHADSTSPTWGQATEPPPPTAEEIEIREFAEPLIRGTLAHRDEIDAKIRQYARNWDLHRMAVVDRNVMRLAIYEMLYREDIPPVVSINEAVDIAKKYSTPESGKFVNGILDRIKSDLMRPARTAAGG, from the coding sequence ATGGGCAAGGGGAAACGTCGTGAGGCGCGGGAACGCGCCGTGCAGTTTTTGTTCCAGTACGATTTGAATCCTCCGGAGGACTTGGAGGAGGCGTTGCGGGAGTTTTGGGAAACGCAGCGCATGGCGGCTCATGCCGACTCCACCAGCCCGACGTGGGGCCAGGCCACGGAACCTCCGCCGCCCACGGCCGAGGAGATCGAGATCCGCGAGTTTGCCGAGCCCTTGATCCGCGGGACCCTCGCACACCGGGATGAGATTGACGCGAAGATCCGGCAATATGCCAGGAATTGGGACCTTCACCGGATGGCGGTCGTGGACCGCAACGTCATGCGGCTGGCCATCTACGAGATGTTGTATCGCGAGGACATCCCGCCGGTGGTGAGCATCAACGAGGCGGTGGATATCGCGAAAAAGTACTCCACCCCGGAAAGCGGGAAGTTTGTCAACGGCATCCTCGACCGCATCAAGAGCGACCTGATGCGGCCGGCCCGGACGGCGGCCGGTGGATGA
- a CDS encoding PHP domain-containing protein: protein MFADLHLHTRFSDGTFAPEELAQEAHRLGFVCVAITDHDTVEGCPAMARACAALGLQFIPGVELTAEFEGQEIHILGYGFDPDDPPFLEAMKRFQAVRQQRIRDMVARLNELNIPLEADRVFALANCRSPGRPHVARALVEAGFCRDLDEAFERFLKKHRPAWVPKSRISAGDAIALLHRAGGVAVLAHPGLYYADPLLPELVRAGLDGLECFHTKHSPSVTDHYLSMAARYGLLVTGGSDCHGYNKGQPLIGSIRLAPEFVTRLQARIRERAAARKHQPDTAIP, encoded by the coding sequence GTGTTTGCCGACCTGCATTTGCACACCCGGTTTTCGGACGGAACCTTTGCGCCGGAGGAACTGGCGCAGGAGGCGCACCGGTTGGGTTTTGTCTGCGTGGCCATTACGGATCACGACACGGTCGAGGGTTGCCCGGCCATGGCCCGGGCCTGCGCCGCACTGGGGCTGCAGTTCATTCCCGGGGTGGAACTCACCGCGGAATTTGAAGGGCAGGAGATCCATATCCTGGGCTACGGGTTCGACCCGGACGACCCGCCGTTTCTTGAGGCGATGAAGCGTTTTCAGGCCGTGCGCCAGCAACGCATCCGCGACATGGTGGCCCGTCTGAACGAACTGAACATCCCTTTGGAGGCCGACCGTGTGTTCGCGCTGGCCAATTGTCGCTCGCCGGGCCGACCGCATGTGGCCAGGGCCCTTGTGGAGGCGGGGTTCTGCCGGGATTTGGACGAGGCCTTTGAAAGGTTCCTGAAAAAGCATCGCCCGGCCTGGGTGCCGAAAAGTCGCATCTCGGCCGGAGACGCGATTGCCCTGTTGCACCGCGCCGGAGGCGTTGCCGTGCTGGCCCACCCGGGACTCTACTACGCGGATCCACTCCTCCCGGAGCTGGTCCGCGCCGGTCTGGACGGCCTGGAGTGCTTTCACACCAAGCACTCGCCATCGGTGACGGATCATTACCTTTCGATGGCGGCGCGGTACGGGTTACTGGTCACCGGCGGCTCGGATTGCCATGGCTACAACAAGGGCCAGCCTCTCATCGGTTCCATCCGTCTGGCCCCGGAGTTTGTGACTCGCTTGCAGGCGCGGATCCGGGAACGCGCCGCCGCCCGCAAGCACCAGCCCGATACAGCCATTCCATGA
- the ftsY gene encoding signal recognition particle-docking protein FtsY, producing MKGLFAKFKAGLQKTHSKLVHEIKRILSRSPRLDATTLEELEQALLAADFGVATTQEIVEAVRRAYETQGPAGLDVAAIAEREVARILASPRTELRKAAHMTTVVSLVGVNGTGKTTTAAKLAHAVRQQGHTALLAACDTFRAAAIEQLKLWGQRLGVEVVAGAYGADPAAVAHDAVAAARARGIDYVFLDTAGRLHTKHNLMQELQKVHRVVGRQVPGAPHEVLLVVDAPTGMNALQQAREFHKAVPLTGLVVTKLDGTSKGGMVVAIQRELGVPVKFIGLGEQPDDLQPFDPEQFARALFAES from the coding sequence ATGAAGGGACTGTTCGCCAAGTTCAAGGCCGGCTTGCAAAAAACCCACAGCAAGCTGGTCCACGAAATCAAACGCATCCTCTCCCGCTCGCCGCGGCTGGATGCAACCACACTGGAGGAACTGGAGCAGGCGCTGCTGGCGGCCGACTTCGGCGTGGCAACCACGCAGGAGATCGTCGAGGCCGTGCGCCGGGCGTACGAAACCCAGGGCCCGGCCGGGCTCGACGTGGCAGCCATTGCCGAGCGTGAGGTGGCGCGCATCCTTGCCAGCCCGCGCACGGAACTGCGCAAAGCCGCCCACATGACCACGGTCGTGTCGCTGGTGGGTGTCAACGGGACGGGGAAAACCACCACGGCGGCCAAACTTGCGCATGCCGTGCGCCAGCAGGGACACACCGCCCTGCTGGCCGCCTGCGACACCTTCCGCGCCGCCGCCATCGAGCAGCTGAAACTCTGGGGCCAGCGCCTGGGTGTGGAGGTGGTGGCGGGCGCGTACGGTGCCGACCCGGCAGCGGTGGCACACGACGCGGTGGCCGCAGCCCGGGCACGGGGCATTGACTACGTGTTTCTGGACACCGCCGGCCGCCTGCACACCAAACACAATCTGATGCAGGAGCTGCAAAAGGTGCATCGCGTGGTGGGCCGCCAGGTGCCCGGAGCCCCCCACGAGGTCCTCCTGGTGGTGGATGCCCCCACCGGAATGAACGCGCTCCAGCAAGCCCGCGAGTTCCACAAGGCCGTGCCCCTGACCGGACTGGTGGTGACCAAACTGGACGGCACCAGCAAAGGCGGCATGGTCGTGGCCATCCAGCGCGAGCTGGGTGTCCCGGTGAAATTCATCGGTCTGGGCGAGCAACCGGACGATTTGCAACCATTCGACCCCGAACAGTTCGCCCGGGCCCTGTTCGCCGAGTCCTGA
- a CDS encoding family 16 glycoside hydrolase gives MKTAVGHTGSSPLQVGYVAVVWFLTGLGLLRAAEPIRPQQRTELFNGRDFTGWHLFVPGGDPTNTWSVRNGVIHCTGKPAGYIRTVDAYQDYKLTVEWRFLKAGNTGVLLHMSGPDQVWPRSIEAQGQHGNQGDFWVIGGTDFKEHRGRAERRVPKQGPSRENPVGEWNTYEIVCKGDTIRVYVNGHLMNQATECNVTSGHICIQSEGGEFEVRRITLEPVE, from the coding sequence GTGAAAACAGCAGTCGGGCACACGGGTTCTTCACCTCTCCAGGTTGGATACGTTGCGGTTGTCTGGTTCCTGACCGGACTGGGTTTGCTCCGGGCCGCCGAGCCCATCCGACCGCAACAACGAACCGAGTTGTTCAACGGCCGCGACTTCACTGGCTGGCACTTGTTTGTCCCCGGCGGCGATCCCACCAACACCTGGTCGGTGCGCAACGGAGTGATCCATTGCACGGGCAAACCCGCCGGTTACATCCGGACCGTGGACGCCTACCAGGACTACAAACTCACCGTGGAATGGCGTTTCCTCAAAGCCGGGAACACGGGCGTGCTGCTGCACATGAGCGGGCCCGACCAGGTTTGGCCCCGGAGCATCGAGGCCCAGGGCCAGCACGGAAACCAGGGAGATTTTTGGGTGATCGGCGGGACCGACTTCAAGGAACACCGGGGTCGGGCCGAACGCCGCGTCCCCAAACAGGGGCCGTCCCGCGAAAACCCCGTCGGCGAGTGGAACACGTACGAAATCGTGTGCAAAGGCGACACCATCCGGGTCTACGTCAACGGCCATCTCATGAACCAGGCGACCGAGTGCAACGTGACCTCCGGCCACATCTGCATCCAGAGCGAGGGCGGTGAATTCGAGGTGCGCCGGATCACCCTCGAACCGGTGGAGTGA